TCAGGCGATCGAAGAGTGCGCCGAACTGATCACGGCGCTGATGCACCTGCGCCGGCAGCGCAATAACGAGGAGGAAGTCATCGCCGAACTCGCCGATGTCACCTTGATGATTGGACAGCTCACCTACATGTTCGGCCCTGAGCGGGTTGCCCGGGCCAAGGCTGAGAAGATCGCCAAGCTCCATGCCCTCCTTGACGCCTGAAAAGCGTCGGTAGGGGGCGGGTCTTGTGCCCGCCCGGCTGGCAAAGACGGGCGACCACAAGGGTGCGTCCCTACCATATTCAACCAAGTCGTGTTGATTACGATTTGAAAATAAGACAGTGTTTGTAATCGCCGTACTTTTCTTGACTTGAAGTACATCCGTTGTTATATTCCGCCGGTCATTTTCAGTGAGGATAAATTGATGCGTACTGCAAAGTTGGCTAAAGGATTGGTGCAGATCTATACCGGCAACGGCAAGGGCAAGACGACCGCCTCTCTGGGACTCGCCTTTCGTGCTGTCGGCAGCGGTTTGCGTGTCCATATCATGCAGTTCATGAAGGGACAGACGGTCTACGGCGAGCTTGAATCCGCCAAAGCCCTGGCCCCGCTGTTGAGCATCGAACAGGTCGGTCGCAAGGATTTTGTTATTCCCGGTAAAATTGACCCGATTGATGTCGAAATGGCGCAGTCGGCCTTTGCCCGCGGCAAAGCGCTGGTCCTCAGTGGCGATTACGATCTTGTTATCCTTGACGAACTCAACTGCGCCGTCGATCTCGGACTCATCCCCGTGGCGGACGTCAAGGAGTTGATTGCCCTCAAACCGCTCACGACCGAACTGGTCCTCACCGGCCGCGGCGCCCACCCCGAGATTATTGAACTCGCCGATCTTGTTACCGAGATGCGTGAAATCAAGCATTACTACAAGGACGGGCAACCCGCCCGGGTCGGTATTGAATCATAAGTCGTCAATTTCATAAAAAAGAGGAGAGAAGATTATGGCAGAGAGAAAATTGCGGCTGCTGGTCGCCAAGCCCGGCCTCGACGGACATGACCGTGGTGCCAAGATTGTTGCCCGGTCCTTTCGCGACGCCGGTTTCGAAGTTATCTACACCGGCCTGCGCCAGACCCCCGAGCAGATCGTCAGTGCCGCCATCCAGGAAGATGTCGACGCGGTCAGCATGTCGATCCTTTCCGGGGCGCACAACACCCTCTTCCCCCGCGTCATCGAACTCCTCAAGGAGAAGGGCGCTCCCGAGATTCCGGTCTTCGGCGGTGGCATCATCCCGGAAGAGGATATCCCCGGCCTCCTCGAAGCCGGCGTCAAGCAGATCTTCACCCCCGGCACCAGCACCCAGGCGATCAACGAGTGGGTCGTCGCCAACATCCACCCGCGCGCCTGATAAAATCCATGGCATTGGCAGAACGCATCCTGCAAGGGGAGATCCGGGCCACCGCCATTCTCCTCCGCGATATCGACGACGGCATGGCCAGTGCCGTGACCGAACTCAAGCAGCTTTATCCCCATACCGGTCGCGCCTTTATCCTCGGCATCACCGGCCCCCCCGGCGCCGGCAAATCGACCCTCACCGACAAGGTCATTGCCGCTTACCGTGCGCGCGGCCTCAAGGTGGCGGTCGTCGCCATCGATCCGACCAGCCCCTTTACCGGCGGCGCCATCCTCGGTGACCGCATCCGCATGAATCGCCACGCCACGGACGACGGAGTCTTTATACGCTCCCTCGGCACCCGCGGCCATCTCGGCGGACTGTCTCGTTCGACCAACGATATTGTCAGCGTCTTCGATGCGGCCGGCTGGGACATTGTCATTGTCGAGACCGTCGGCGTCGGTCAGGATGAAGTCGATATCGTCCGCGTCGCCCACACCTCGGTCGTCGTCATGGTACCGGGATTGGGCGATGATATCCAGGCGATCAAGGCCGGCATCCTCGAGATCGGCGATCTCTTCGTTGTCAACAAGGCTGACCGCCCCGATGCCGACCGGGCGGTGCGCGATCTGGAGATGATGCTGGAGATGAACCATCCTCCAGAGGGCGATTGGTGGCCGCC
This genomic window from Deltaproteobacteria bacterium HGW-Deltaproteobacteria-4 contains:
- a CDS encoding antitoxin, which gives rise to MADLTAIYQASLAKWGVEGQYDQAIEECAELITALMHLRRQRNNEEEVIAELADVTLMIGQLTYMFGPERVARAKAEKIAKLHALLDA
- a CDS encoding cob(I)yrinic acid a,c-diamide adenosyltransferase, translated to MRTAKLAKGLVQIYTGNGKGKTTASLGLAFRAVGSGLRVHIMQFMKGQTVYGELESAKALAPLLSIEQVGRKDFVIPGKIDPIDVEMAQSAFARGKALVLSGDYDLVILDELNCAVDLGLIPVADVKELIALKPLTTELVLTGRGAHPEIIELADLVTEMREIKHYYKDGQPARVGIES
- a CDS encoding methylmalonyl-CoA mutase; this translates as MAERKLRLLVAKPGLDGHDRGAKIVARSFRDAGFEVIYTGLRQTPEQIVSAAIQEDVDAVSMSILSGAHNTLFPRVIELLKEKGAPEIPVFGGGIIPEEDIPGLLEAGVKQIFTPGTSTQAINEWVVANIHPRA
- a CDS encoding methylmalonyl Co-A mutase-associated GTPase MeaB, with the translated sequence MALAERILQGEIRATAILLRDIDDGMASAVTELKQLYPHTGRAFILGITGPPGAGKSTLTDKVIAAYRARGLKVAVVAIDPTSPFTGGAILGDRIRMNRHATDDGVFIRSLGTRGHLGGLSRSTNDIVSVFDAAGWDIVIVETVGVGQDEVDIVRVAHTSVVVMVPGLGDDIQAIKAGILEIGDLFVVNKADRPDADRAVRDLEMMLEMNHPPEGDWWPPVLRCVAQKGEGVAELIEKIDEHRTFLQSTEQIERFERNKSTLRFETLLRDQLYSRVRTHISDSGVLAEMIAAISRRELDPYSAVETILTAHLLRVDLPESD